Below is a genomic region from Deinococcus misasensis DSM 22328.
GCCTTTTTTTCCAACACCCTCTCTGCAGAAAAAACAGCCAGGTATTTTCAGCAGATGGGACGGGAATCTTTTGTGGCTTTTCTGGACACCCTGTTTGTGCAGCTTGATCCCAGAAAATTGAAAACCCCCCTGCTCGTTCTGGGTGCAGAACGTGACTTTTTCTTCACACCTGCCCAGCAACAGCAAACCGCAAAAGCTTACGGCACCACGGCCCACATTTTTCCCAACATGGCCCACGCCATGATGCTGGAAGAGGGCTGGCAGGAGGTTGCAGACCACATCTTGAACTGGCTGGGGTTAGAGATCTCCCGGTTGTGAATCCCCCGTTGCGCGCTTCGCTTGCAAGTGACCCCTTATGAAGGGGTGGAGATCCCCCGTTGCGCGCTTCGCTTGCAAGTGACCCCTTACGAAGGGGTGGAGATCCCCCGTTGCGCGCTTTGCTTGCAAGTGACCCCTTACGAAGGGGTGAGGATCCCCCGTTGCGCGCTTCACTCGCAAGTGACCCCTTTGTAAAGGGGTAGGGGTTCCGTTGGGCATCAGCGATCTCTTGAGGATGGGGTAAAATTCTGGTCATGACGTTGCCTTTCGCTGTGAGCCAGGATGAAATCAACAAGATCCTCTGGAAGGCCTGCGACACCTTCCGGGGGACCATCGACCCGAGTGAATACAAAGATTACATCCTCGTGATGCTGTTCTTGAAATACATCAGCGACACGTGGAATGAACATTACGAACAATTGAAAACCGAATATGGCGATGACCCAGAGCGGTTGCAGCGCAGGCTGGAACGGGAACGGTTCTACCTGCCTGAAGGACAGAGTTACTACGACCTGTACAACAACCGCGACAAAGACAACATTGGGGAACGCATCAACAAAGCGCTGGACGCCATTGAAGAGAAAAACAAGAAACTTGAAGGGGTGTTCAGAAACATCGACTTCAACAGCGACAGCAAACTGGGACAGACCCGAGAACGCAATGTGCGCCTGAAAAACCTGCTGCAAGACTTTGCGGACCCCAGACTGGACCTCAGGCCCTCCAGAATTGGGAATCTGGATGTGATCGGGAATGCCTACGAGTACCTGATTGCCAATTTTGCCGCTGGAGCAGGGAAAAAAGCTGGAGAGTTTTACACCCCCGCCGAAGTGTCCGAACTGCTGGCCGAACTGATGAACCCCCAGCCCGGCGAACGCATTTACGACCCCACCTGCGGAAGCGGCTCTTTGCTGATCAAGACTGGAAACCAGCTTCTCAAGAAAGGCATCCAGAACTTCAGCCTGTTCGGACAGGACATCAACGGGTCCACATGGGCACTGTCCAAAATGAACATGTTCCTGCACGGGCTGGACAGCGCACGCATCGAGTGGGGCGACACCATCCGCAACCCCAAACTGCTGCACGACGGGCAAACCCTGATGCGCTTTGATGTGGTGGTGGCCAACCCGCCGTTCTCTCTGGACAAATGGGGGGCAGAAGACGCTGCCGATGATCCGTTCCGCAGGTTCCATCGGGGTGTGCCTCCCAAGAGCAAAGGGGATTACGCCTTCATCTCCCACATCATCGAGTCCATGCATCCCCAGAGGGGCCGGGCCGGGATTGTGGTTCCGCACGGGGTGCTGTTTCGGGGCAGCAGTGAAGGCAGCATCCGGCAGAAACTCATTGAAGAGAACCTGCTGGACGCCGTGATTGGCCTGCCCTCCAACCTGTTCTTTGGAACGGGCATTCCGGCAGCCATACTGGTGTTCAGGCATGGGAAAACCGACACCAGCACGGTGTTCATTGATGCCAGCAGGGAATATCAGGAAGGCAAAAACCAGAACAAACTCCGCGACACCGACATCCAGAAAATTGTGGACACCTACCTGAACCGGACCGAAATCGAGAAATATTCCAAAGTGGTCCCGGTGCAGGAGATCCGCGACAACGATTACAACCTGAACATCCCGAGGTACGTGGACACCTTCGAGGAAGAAGCAGAGATTGATGTGGCTGCTGTGCAGCAGGAGATTGAGCTGTTGGAGGAGCAGTTGCAGGAGACTCGGGGGAAACTTCAGGGGTATTTGAAGGAACTGGGGTTGGTTTAGCACAGCCTTTGTGTAAAGTTGGCTTTTCTCGGGTATACTTGGAGCAACCATACCCACCAAGCCTCTTGTTCCACAATGCTTACAGCGGTGGGTTTTTATTTTGTCTGGTGTTGATGAGACGAGGGAATCATGTTGCCAAAAGAATGGAAGGAATGCCAGCTAAAAGATGTAATTGCAAGCCTTGAAGCTGGTGTTAGTGTGAATGGAGAGGGTAGACCAGCAGATCTTAATGAAAAAGGTGTTCTTAAAGTCAGCTCTGTATCATATGGAATTTTTAAGCCTCAAGAAAATAAAGCTATTATTGAAGATGATGTAAGTAGAGCCAGACTAAATCCCAAGAAAGATAAGATTATTTTTAGCCGGGCAAATACTCCAGAGCTTGTGGGTGCTAGTGCTTATATTTATCAGGATTATCCAAATCTATATTTGTCGGATAAACTCTGGCAGATAGAGCCAAGGAGTGACAACATATCTATGAGGTGGCTTTCTTTTTTGCTTGGATCACCTACGATGAGAAAAAAGATAGCTGACTCTGCATCTGGGAGCAGTAAAAGTATGCAGAATATCTCTAAAGCTGACTTTTTAGAGATAGAGATTAGTTTGCCCCCCCTGCCAGAGCAGAAGAAAATCGCTGAAATCCTCGGGGCGTGGGACACCGCCATTGAACAGTTGGAAACCCTGATCGAGAAGAAGCAACTGCTTAAGCGTGGCCTTATGCAGAAATTGCTCACTGGGAAGATGCGATTTCGGGAGTTTGAGGAAAAGGATTGGTCTGAAGGTCCGTTGGGAGATTTTGTTGAAAAAATAGTAGGTGGTGGTACTCCTAGACGAGAAATCTCAGAATATTGGAGTAATAATGAAATTCCTTGGATAACAGTAAAAGATATGAAATCTAAGATTATCCATAGAACGCAGGAATATATATCAAAACTTGGACTTGCTAAAAGTGCTACAAGTCTGATTACTGCAAACACACTTATAGTATCTACTAGAATGGCTGTGGGACGTATTGTTTTTTGTGATCGAGATGCAGCTATAAACCAAGACTTAAAAGCTATATTTACTAAGAATATTCTAAATCCACATTTTTTGGGATTCTATTTTGAGTATTATGGTAATATAATTTCTGGAATGGCTAATGGTAGTACTGTGAAAGGAATAGGTTTAGATCAGCTCAAAGCTTTACGCATATGCATTCCCTCTTTAATCGAGCAATGTAGAATTGTAGAAATATTGCAGTTGAGTGAGTATGAGTTGCATATTTTGAGGAAACAAATTGAGACCCTCAAAACACAAAAACTCGGGCTACAACTGGAATTGTTAAGTGGACGGCTTCGAGTAAATACAGACAACCCCTAGAGGGGTGTTTACATTTTTCGGAATTATGGCTATTATGTAAGCAGTATTGTGTTGGGCAGGCATTGACCTGCTCTGCAAGCACGAGCAGGTCAATGCCTGCCCAACAAATGTTGGACACAGTGCTCGTCTTTTACAAATGCACTGGATAGTGTATAATGTAGAAGTACGAACGAGAAGTCCGCCAGCAGATGCTGTCGCTCAAGCTCAAGAAAGAGGTTTACTACCTTAAGGGTATGAAGTAAGAAATTACTTCGGTTAGCATGGACCTTATCATGCGATACGGCGCTCCTTCGAGAGCGCTTTTTTGTATTATTGTAGTATGCATAACCTAGACCCTTAC
It encodes:
- a CDS encoding restriction endonuclease subunit S, with the protein product MLPKEWKECQLKDVIASLEAGVSVNGEGRPADLNEKGVLKVSSVSYGIFKPQENKAIIEDDVSRARLNPKKDKIIFSRANTPELVGASAYIYQDYPNLYLSDKLWQIEPRSDNISMRWLSFLLGSPTMRKKIADSASGSSKSMQNISKADFLEIEISLPPLPEQKKIAEILGAWDTAIEQLETLIEKKQLLKRGLMQKLLTGKMRFREFEEKDWSEGPLGDFVEKIVGGGTPRREISEYWSNNEIPWITVKDMKSKIIHRTQEYISKLGLAKSATSLITANTLIVSTRMAVGRIVFCDRDAAINQDLKAIFTKNILNPHFLGFYFEYYGNIISGMANGSTVKGIGLDQLKALRICIPSLIEQCRIVEILQLSEYELHILRKQIETLKTQKLGLQLELLSGRLRVNTDNP
- a CDS encoding type I restriction-modification system subunit M — encoded protein: MTLPFAVSQDEINKILWKACDTFRGTIDPSEYKDYILVMLFLKYISDTWNEHYEQLKTEYGDDPERLQRRLERERFYLPEGQSYYDLYNNRDKDNIGERINKALDAIEEKNKKLEGVFRNIDFNSDSKLGQTRERNVRLKNLLQDFADPRLDLRPSRIGNLDVIGNAYEYLIANFAAGAGKKAGEFYTPAEVSELLAELMNPQPGERIYDPTCGSGSLLIKTGNQLLKKGIQNFSLFGQDINGSTWALSKMNMFLHGLDSARIEWGDTIRNPKLLHDGQTLMRFDVVVANPPFSLDKWGAEDAADDPFRRFHRGVPPKSKGDYAFISHIIESMHPQRGRAGIVVPHGVLFRGSSEGSIRQKLIEENLLDAVIGLPSNLFFGTGIPAAILVFRHGKTDTSTVFIDASREYQEGKNQNKLRDTDIQKIVDTYLNRTEIEKYSKVVPVQEIRDNDYNLNIPRYVDTFEEEAEIDVAAVQQEIELLEEQLQETRGKLQGYLKELGLV